From Haloglomus litoreum, the proteins below share one genomic window:
- a CDS encoding single-stranded DNA binding protein, whose translation MGAIEDIYADLDADVEEEAFREAVEAKVEEMDGLVDEEVAAMLIAEDLGESEIEGIADIEAGMEEVQFLGKVVSVGDLRTFERDEEDAEGRVVNVEVADETGRVRLAMWDEDAAAAVEELEPGQVLRIKGRPKDGYSGLEVSADRVEVDEEAELDVDLEGGVSIDSLAMGQSDVTVDGVVLDTEAVRTFDRDDGSEGRVGNLVIGDETGRLRVTLWDEQTEAVERFEPGDTVEVVDGYVRERDGSLELHVNDRSAVEAVDAEVEFVPETTDIGDVEIGETVDIAGVVRSADPKRTFDRDDGSEGQVRNIRLQDASGDIRVALWGEKADLDIGPGDEVLAADVEIQDGWQDDLEASAGWQSTVTHLEGGLAAAPSDVDTDAEGDDATGGSGDQGTGLDAFADDGGSDAGDGGAGESGGGEAGGAGGGATADEGTVEFTGTVVQTGDPVKIDDGAETVKLRGDADVTLGQNVTVRGTRDGGFIDVEEVF comes from the coding sequence ATGGGCGCCATCGAGGACATCTACGCGGACCTGGACGCGGACGTCGAGGAGGAGGCATTCAGGGAGGCCGTCGAGGCGAAGGTCGAGGAGATGGACGGGCTCGTCGACGAGGAGGTCGCCGCCATGCTCATCGCCGAGGACCTGGGCGAGAGCGAGATCGAGGGCATCGCCGACATCGAGGCCGGGATGGAGGAGGTGCAGTTCCTCGGGAAGGTCGTCTCCGTCGGCGACCTGCGGACGTTCGAGCGCGACGAGGAGGACGCCGAGGGCCGGGTCGTCAACGTCGAGGTCGCCGACGAGACCGGCCGCGTCCGCCTCGCGATGTGGGACGAGGACGCCGCCGCCGCGGTCGAGGAGCTGGAGCCGGGACAGGTCCTGCGCATCAAGGGCCGCCCGAAGGACGGCTACAGCGGGCTGGAGGTCAGCGCCGACCGCGTCGAGGTCGACGAGGAGGCCGAACTCGACGTGGACCTCGAGGGCGGGGTGAGCATCGACTCGCTGGCGATGGGCCAGTCCGACGTGACCGTCGACGGCGTCGTCCTCGACACGGAGGCCGTCCGGACGTTCGACCGCGACGACGGCAGCGAGGGCCGCGTCGGCAACCTCGTCATCGGCGACGAGACGGGCCGACTGCGCGTCACGCTCTGGGACGAGCAGACCGAGGCCGTCGAGCGGTTCGAGCCGGGCGACACCGTCGAGGTCGTCGACGGCTACGTCCGCGAGCGCGACGGCAGCCTCGAACTCCACGTCAACGACCGGAGCGCGGTCGAGGCCGTCGACGCCGAGGTCGAGTTCGTCCCGGAGACGACGGACATCGGGGACGTGGAGATCGGCGAGACGGTCGACATCGCCGGGGTGGTCCGCTCGGCCGACCCGAAGCGGACGTTCGACCGCGACGACGGCAGCGAGGGGCAGGTCCGCAACATCCGCCTGCAGGACGCGAGCGGCGACATCCGGGTCGCGCTGTGGGGCGAGAAGGCCGACCTCGACATCGGGCCGGGCGACGAGGTCCTCGCGGCGGACGTGGAGATCCAGGACGGCTGGCAGGACGACCTCGAGGCCTCAGCCGGCTGGCAGTCGACCGTCACGCACCTGGAGGGCGGCCTCGCGGCGGCTCCGAGCGACGTGGACACCGACGCCGAGGGGGACGACGCGACCGGCGGAAGCGGCGACCAGGGAACGGGGCTGGACGCCTTCGCCGACGACGGCGGGAGCGACGCGGGCGACGGCGGGGCCGGCGAGAGTGGTGGCGGCGAAGCCGGCGGGGCCGGTGGTGGAGCCACCGCCGACGAGGGCACGGTCGAGTTCACGGGCACGGTCGTCCAGACCGGCGACCCAGTCAAGATCGACGACGGGGCGGAGACGGTGAAGCTGCGCGGGGACGCCGACGTGACGCTGGGGCAGAACGTGACCGTCCGCGGCACGCGCGACGGGGGGTTCATCGACGTCGAGGAGGTCTTCTGA
- a CDS encoding DUF7504 family protein, which translates to MSAGESAEAGRSTGGDDSDLAHAANVLVLSGRLDSDARATYVEELVSVDLSNLLVVSFADDPARWLENWHSVTDPPETAVLVEGVERDDGDDRPGVERVLEEPADLTGLGITVSERLTDWGSDSLLIFESLTVLLEHVELKRAFRFLHVLVNRVKATGSTAHYHLDPGEHDDRTIATLTSLFDAVVTYEDGHWQESTWP; encoded by the coding sequence ATGTCGGCGGGGGAATCGGCCGAGGCCGGGAGATCGACGGGGGGTGACGACTCCGACCTCGCCCACGCAGCGAACGTGCTGGTCCTCTCCGGGCGGCTGGACAGCGATGCCCGTGCCACCTACGTCGAGGAACTCGTGTCCGTCGACCTGTCGAACCTGCTCGTCGTCTCCTTCGCGGACGACCCCGCACGGTGGCTGGAGAACTGGCACAGCGTCACGGACCCCCCGGAGACGGCGGTCCTCGTCGAGGGGGTCGAGCGCGACGACGGGGACGACCGGCCCGGCGTCGAGCGCGTGCTCGAGGAGCCGGCGGACCTGACCGGCCTGGGGATCACCGTCAGCGAGCGGCTCACGGACTGGGGGAGCGACTCGCTGCTCATCTTCGAGTCCCTGACGGTCCTGCTGGAGCACGTCGAGCTGAAGCGGGCGTTCCGCTTCCTGCACGTGCTCGTCAACCGGGTGAAGGCGACCGGCTCGACCGCCCACTACCACCTCGACCCGGGCGAGCACGACGACCGGACCATCGCCACCCTCACCTCGCTGTTCGACGCCGTCGTCACCTACGAGGACGGGCACTGGCAGGAGTCGACCTGGCCCTGA
- a CDS encoding DUF309 domain-containing protein, with the protein MTADRRDDDAPDVEAHLHAGVAVFNAGAYLAAHDPWEAAWLHLDDGPDERLLHGLIQVAAGTHHARTGNAEGATTLAASARDYLSGLDGHRGVALGPVHEWLDAMAADPLAAGERDPPRIEVDGVALGPGDLEFPAAAVAGPELAEARGDEAAADLLRRAAAFGHADLADGKTTSPFVTLTLEVLDPGRPDGPPLGRLRDHVQRREQRENDVAGLFDPDGD; encoded by the coding sequence GTGACGGCCGACCGCCGCGACGACGACGCGCCCGACGTCGAGGCCCACCTCCACGCCGGCGTCGCGGTGTTCAACGCCGGTGCCTACCTCGCCGCCCACGACCCGTGGGAGGCCGCGTGGCTCCACCTCGACGACGGACCGGACGAGCGGCTGCTACACGGGCTCATCCAGGTCGCCGCCGGGACCCATCACGCCCGCACGGGCAACGCCGAGGGCGCGACGACGCTCGCGGCCAGCGCCCGCGACTACCTTTCGGGCCTCGACGGGCACCGTGGCGTCGCGCTCGGCCCCGTGCACGAGTGGCTCGACGCGATGGCGGCGGACCCGCTCGCGGCCGGTGAGCGCGACCCGCCGCGCATCGAGGTGGACGGCGTCGCGCTGGGCCCGGGTGACCTCGAGTTCCCCGCCGCCGCCGTCGCCGGGCCCGAACTCGCCGAGGCGCGTGGCGACGAGGCCGCCGCCGACCTGCTCCGCCGCGCGGCCGCGTTCGGCCACGCGGACCTCGCCGACGGCAAGACCACCAGCCCGTTCGTGACGCTCACGCTGGAGGTGCTGGACCCCGGCCGGCCGGACGGCCCGCCGCTGGGCCGCCTGCGCGACCACGTCCAGCGCCGCGAACAGCGCGAGAACGACGTGGCCGGGCTGTTCGACCCCGACGGGGACTAA
- a CDS encoding metallophosphoesterase family protein, with protein MSTRVAIISDTHIPSRASEIPDWVLDELDAADLAIHAGDFDTYDSYDLVQDVTPELTAVLGNIDPPDLDVPEVAALDVEGVRFVVTHGTGDIAGYEERVGSIVAEHADDDRQTVGVSGHTHQQAEWEHEGYTCYNPGTCTAADPATIAAMLVATVDGETLDIEKMQKST; from the coding sequence ATGTCCACCCGCGTGGCCATCATCAGCGACACCCACATCCCGTCCCGCGCGAGCGAGATCCCCGACTGGGTCCTCGACGAACTGGACGCCGCCGACCTCGCCATCCACGCCGGCGACTTCGACACGTACGACTCGTACGACCTGGTGCAGGACGTGACGCCCGAACTCACCGCCGTCCTCGGCAATATCGACCCGCCGGACCTGGACGTGCCGGAGGTCGCGGCGCTCGACGTGGAGGGGGTGCGGTTCGTCGTCACGCACGGGACCGGCGACATCGCGGGCTACGAGGAGCGCGTCGGCAGCATCGTCGCCGAGCACGCCGACGACGACCGCCAGACGGTCGGCGTGTCGGGCCACACCCACCAGCAGGCCGAGTGGGAGCACGAGGGCTACACCTGCTACAACCCTGGGACCTGCACCGCGGCCGACCCCGCCACCATCGCGGCGATGCTGGTCGCGACCGTCGACGGCGAGACGCTCGATATCGAGAAGATGCAGAAATCGACCTGA
- a CDS encoding calcium/sodium antiporter, whose translation MVQGGPAVQVGVIVVTVLGLWVGARVLVDAVVRLARRFGLSELTIGLTIVAMGTSTPELAVSVDAALKGLGDLAVANVLGSNVYNLAFILGVISLLRVIPVAEPLVRRDGVALLASTLVGGVAVLDLSVSRLEGALLAGSFVVYTVYLLRTQGDDEGPNTGEEGSAAPSPPSGAEPADDVAPAVTRAVTERVQFRGRDAAFLVGGLALVLVSGDFMVVAASSLARSAGISEWVIGGTIVAAGTSTPEFAVSLVALRRGSLGVSVGNVIGSNIYNITGILGVAALLRPLVISGTALETLAWLAVISLVMVAALWTERVLSRLEGALFTASEVGRWILGIFGLLG comes from the coding sequence ATGGTCCAGGGCGGCCCCGCCGTTCAGGTCGGCGTCATCGTCGTGACCGTACTCGGACTCTGGGTCGGCGCACGGGTCCTCGTCGACGCGGTGGTCCGGCTGGCACGCCGGTTCGGCCTCTCGGAGCTCACCATCGGCCTCACCATCGTGGCGATGGGGACCTCGACCCCGGAGCTGGCGGTGTCGGTCGACGCGGCGCTCAAGGGGCTGGGCGACCTCGCCGTCGCCAACGTCCTCGGGTCGAACGTCTACAACCTGGCGTTCATCCTGGGCGTCATCTCGCTGCTGCGGGTCATCCCCGTCGCCGAACCGCTCGTCCGCCGTGACGGGGTCGCGCTGCTGGCGAGCACGCTGGTCGGTGGCGTCGCCGTCCTCGACCTCTCCGTCTCCCGGCTGGAGGGCGCCCTCCTGGCGGGCTCGTTCGTCGTCTACACGGTGTACCTGCTCCGGACGCAGGGTGACGACGAGGGCCCGAACACGGGCGAGGAGGGCAGCGCCGCCCCGTCGCCGCCGAGCGGGGCGGAGCCGGCCGACGATGTCGCCCCGGCGGTGACGCGGGCCGTCACCGAGCGGGTGCAGTTCCGGGGGCGCGACGCCGCCTTCCTGGTCGGCGGGCTGGCGCTGGTGCTCGTGAGCGGGGACTTCATGGTGGTGGCGGCGTCGTCGCTGGCGCGGAGTGCCGGCATCTCGGAGTGGGTCATCGGCGGCACCATCGTCGCCGCCGGGACCTCGACGCCGGAGTTCGCCGTCTCGCTGGTGGCGCTCAGGCGCGGGAGCCTCGGCGTCTCGGTCGGCAACGTCATCGGGAGCAACATCTACAACATCACCGGCATCCTGGGCGTCGCGGCGCTCCTCCGGCCGCTCGTGATCAGCGGGACGGCCCTGGAGACGCTGGCGTGGCTGGCCGTCATCAGCCTCGTCATGGTGGCCGCCCTCTGGACGGAGCGCGTGCTGTCACGGCTCGAGGGGGCGCTGTTCACGGCGTCGGAGGTCGGTCGCTGGATCCTGGGCATCTTCGGTCTGCTCGGCTGA
- a CDS encoding NUDIX domain-containing protein: MSDEGEEADGASADADETGVVTVFLRNDSDVLLCRRSDAVGSYSGQWGAVAGHAEGDPGRLAREEISEETGIDPDDCAFVRRGPSFPVEDPDHGTWRVTPFLFDCPTREVTTNRETTEHEWVQPPAILDRETVPRLWESYRRVAPTVADVREDREHGSEYVSRRAVEVLRDAAAALDAGVDAPVDLPDWADWSRLATLADALLVARESMAVVGNRVDRAMWLAAGEHEHGWDGSYGTPVRSAGAVRQTAEHVLANLEPAQRRLVGDARRADWGDGVVATLSRSGTVRSVLEAVAARVVVAESRPGGEGRAVARALADALIAPVTLCADAGVAHALDACDADAVLVGADTVLVDGSVVNKVGTRTLASAAAAGDVPVYVATHTDKVAPAGHETDLEPRDAGELLGDDEAPAGLRVENPTFDVTPPALVDGYCTEAGFLDAGAIRRVAERAAEHADWPRP, translated from the coding sequence ATGAGCGACGAGGGCGAGGAGGCCGACGGCGCCAGCGCCGACGCGGACGAAACCGGGGTCGTCACGGTCTTCCTGCGGAACGACTCCGACGTCCTCCTCTGCCGCCGGAGCGACGCGGTCGGCTCGTACTCGGGGCAGTGGGGCGCGGTCGCGGGCCACGCCGAGGGCGACCCCGGGCGGCTGGCGCGCGAGGAGATCAGCGAGGAGACCGGCATCGACCCCGACGACTGCGCGTTCGTCCGGCGCGGCCCCTCGTTTCCCGTCGAGGACCCCGACCACGGAACCTGGCGCGTCACGCCGTTCCTGTTCGACTGTCCCACCCGCGAGGTGACGACCAACCGCGAGACGACCGAGCACGAGTGGGTCCAGCCGCCGGCCATCCTCGACCGCGAGACCGTCCCGCGGCTGTGGGAGTCCTACCGCCGGGTCGCGCCCACGGTGGCGGACGTGCGCGAGGACCGCGAGCACGGCTCGGAGTACGTCTCCCGGCGTGCGGTGGAGGTGTTGCGCGACGCCGCGGCGGCGCTCGACGCGGGCGTCGACGCGCCGGTGGACCTGCCGGACTGGGCGGACTGGTCCCGGCTCGCCACACTCGCCGACGCGTTGCTCGTGGCCCGCGAGAGCATGGCCGTCGTCGGGAACCGGGTGGACCGGGCGATGTGGCTCGCTGCCGGCGAGCACGAGCACGGCTGGGACGGGTCGTACGGCACGCCGGTCCGGTCGGCCGGGGCCGTCCGGCAGACGGCCGAGCACGTCCTCGCGAACCTGGAACCCGCCCAGCGTCGGCTCGTGGGTGACGCCCGCCGGGCGGACTGGGGCGACGGCGTCGTGGCGACACTGTCGCGCTCCGGGACCGTCCGCTCGGTGCTGGAGGCGGTGGCTGCCAGGGTCGTCGTCGCGGAGTCGCGCCCCGGCGGCGAGGGCCGGGCGGTCGCGCGTGCCCTCGCGGACGCGCTCATCGCGCCGGTCACGCTGTGTGCGGACGCGGGCGTGGCCCACGCGCTGGACGCGTGCGACGCCGACGCCGTCCTCGTCGGCGCGGACACGGTGCTGGTGGACGGCTCGGTCGTCAACAAGGTCGGGACGCGGACGCTGGCGAGTGCCGCGGCCGCGGGCGACGTGCCCGTCTACGTCGCGACACACACGGACAAGGTGGCGCCGGCCGGGCACGAGACCGACCTCGAACCCCGCGACGCCGGCGAACTGCTGGGCGACGACGAGGCGCCCGCCGGCCTCCGCGTCGAGAACCCCACGTTCGACGTGACGCCGCCCGCGCTGGTCGACGGCTACTGTACCGAGGCGGGGTTCCTCGACGCGGGTGCGATACGGAGGGTGGCCGAACGGGCCGCCGAGCACGCCGACTGGCCCCGGCCGTAA
- a CDS encoding Na+/H+ antiporter subunit E, with protein MSAVPERPVVLVGEEDAAAATTAALRDLRGGGATAAVLVAPTPDAADAAADAARDSPLSVDLVVATPDALPTGDGRVLAAPDVEGAPAAAERVPVPRAVRHRPLVHDGGAARFVGVFALSFGFYLLLGDPTDPFDLVTGAVTATLAGVLLSPIVFETPPAAGRTLPRAARATVFLPYLLFEVLRANLSVARVILDPSLPIEPSMVEVPHDARSGLERAVLANAVTLTPGTLTVDVDERRLRVHALTSASRTDLQAGALARAVAFVFHGRGGPDGASAGGDERRDEGVVR; from the coding sequence ATGTCCGCTGTTCCCGAGCGCCCGGTCGTGCTGGTCGGCGAGGAGGACGCCGCCGCGGCCACGACGGCCGCCCTCCGCGACCTCCGGGGTGGGGGCGCGACGGCGGCGGTGCTCGTCGCCCCGACACCCGACGCCGCCGACGCTGCTGCCGACGCCGCGAGGGACTCGCCGCTGTCGGTCGACCTGGTGGTCGCCACCCCCGACGCACTGCCGACGGGCGACGGCCGGGTCCTGGCCGCCCCCGACGTCGAGGGCGCGCCCGCCGCCGCCGAGCGGGTCCCGGTCCCGCGTGCCGTCCGGCACCGGCCTCTCGTTCACGACGGCGGCGCCGCCCGGTTCGTCGGCGTGTTCGCGCTGTCGTTCGGTTTCTACCTCCTGCTGGGCGACCCGACGGACCCGTTCGACCTCGTCACCGGCGCGGTGACGGCGACGCTGGCGGGCGTCCTGCTGTCGCCCATCGTCTTCGAGACGCCGCCCGCTGCCGGCCGGACGCTCCCCCGCGCCGCCCGCGCGACCGTGTTCCTCCCGTACCTCCTGTTCGAGGTGTTGCGCGCGAACCTGTCCGTCGCGCGGGTCATCCTCGACCCGTCGCTCCCCATCGAGCCCTCGATGGTCGAGGTGCCCCACGACGCCCGCTCCGGCCTGGAGCGGGCGGTGCTGGCCAACGCGGTCACGCTCACGCCCGGCACGCTGACCGTCGATGTCGACGAGCGCCGGCTCCGGGTCCACGCGCTCACGTCGGCCTCCCGGACGGACCTGCAGGCGGGCGCGCTCGCCCGTGCGGTGGCGTTCGTCTTCCACGGCCGTGGGGGCCCCGACGGCGCGTCGGCCGGCGGGGACGAGCGCCGTGACGAGGGGGTGGTCCGGTGA
- a CDS encoding cation:proton antiporter, whose translation MTLLADGLLVAAAALVVLGLGAGHRLFRGPTVQDRVIAANAMGTTTVVVIALLGAALGEPGYLDVALVYALLNFLLSVGLAKYVVERGGVLQ comes from the coding sequence GTGACGCTGCTCGCCGACGGGCTGCTGGTCGCCGCGGCCGCGCTCGTCGTCCTCGGCCTGGGTGCCGGGCACCGCCTGTTCCGGGGCCCGACCGTGCAGGACCGCGTCATCGCGGCCAACGCGATGGGCACGACGACGGTGGTCGTCATCGCGCTGCTGGGGGCCGCGCTGGGCGAGCCGGGCTACCTGGACGTGGCGCTCGTCTACGCGCTGCTCAACTTCCTGCTCTCGGTCGGGCTGGCGAAGTACGTCGTCGAGCGTGGGGGGGTGCTCCAGTGA
- the mnhG gene encoding monovalent cation/H(+) antiporter subunit G — protein MTTPGTVAALALAAGAVGFTAIAVVGLFRLPDCYSRAHATSKSDTLGALLAVLAAAVAFAEPTTTLKLGALFLFLLLTGPTAAHAIVRSADDQGVEPWARAVADGPGGDPDDGAAPTPTDGGEEPRSEPRRGGERADGGERP, from the coding sequence GTGACGACCCCCGGGACGGTGGCCGCGCTGGCGCTGGCGGCGGGCGCCGTCGGCTTCACGGCCATCGCGGTGGTCGGGCTCTTCCGGCTCCCGGACTGCTACAGCCGCGCCCACGCCACCTCGAAGAGCGACACGCTGGGCGCGCTGCTGGCCGTCCTCGCCGCGGCCGTCGCCTTCGCCGAGCCGACCACGACGCTCAAACTCGGCGCGCTGTTCCTCTTCCTCCTCCTCACGGGCCCGACCGCGGCCCACGCCATCGTCCGGTCGGCCGACGACCAGGGTGTCGAGCCGTGGGCGCGCGCGGTCGCCGACGGCCCCGGTGGCGACCCCGACGACGGGGCAGCGCCGACCCCGACCGATGGTGGCGAGGAGCCCCGGTCGGAGCCACGTCGGGGAGGGGAGCGAGCCGACGGTGGTGAGCGGCCGTGA
- a CDS encoding DUF4040 domain-containing protein: MTVGLVEAALLGFVLVVAVATALARDTLVAVVVFAPYSLGMAGLWLVYHAPDVALTEAAVGAAVTTSLFVVTLQRTTRPDGVGDTFAFDPDPRSLVVVGAFVGALLATVPALPPVGTAPGLRDGGAGAYYLANAADFAVKNVVTSVLVAFRGFDTFGEVAVVFAAGLAVLVVLGRETP, from the coding sequence GTGACGGTGGGTCTCGTCGAGGCGGCGCTGCTGGGGTTCGTCCTCGTGGTGGCCGTCGCCACGGCGCTCGCCCGCGACACGCTGGTCGCCGTGGTCGTGTTCGCGCCGTACAGCCTCGGCATGGCGGGCCTGTGGCTGGTCTATCACGCGCCCGACGTGGCGCTGACGGAGGCCGCCGTCGGCGCCGCAGTCACCACCTCCCTGTTCGTCGTCACGCTCCAGCGGACCACCCGCCCGGACGGCGTCGGCGACACGTTCGCGTTCGACCCCGACCCCCGGTCGCTGGTGGTCGTCGGGGCGTTCGTCGGGGCGCTGCTCGCGACGGTGCCGGCGCTCCCGCCGGTCGGCACGGCGCCGGGACTCCGCGACGGTGGCGCGGGCGCGTACTACCTCGCCAACGCCGCCGACTTCGCGGTGAAGAACGTCGTCACCTCGGTGCTGGTCGCGTTCCGCGGGTTCGACACGTTCGGCGAGGTGGCGGTCGTGTTCGCCGCCGGCCTCGCGGTGCTCGTCGTGCTCGGGAGGGAGACGCCGTGA
- a CDS encoding MnhB domain-containing protein: MRPYRDSVVVAKTVRAVAPFVFTFGLFTMFHGTKSVGGGFQGGVVVAALVVTLAFAFGVEQTWAGLDARALVVVAAAGVLVFGFVALGSLALAGSFLDVTAFPGSPAYPIEAVELGIGVAVATVISVVFFELAGVGS; the protein is encoded by the coding sequence GTGAGACCGTACCGTGACAGCGTCGTCGTCGCCAAGACCGTCCGGGCGGTGGCGCCGTTCGTGTTCACCTTCGGCCTGTTCACCATGTTCCACGGCACGAAGTCGGTCGGCGGTGGGTTCCAGGGTGGCGTGGTAGTCGCGGCGCTCGTGGTGACGCTCGCGTTCGCGTTCGGCGTCGAGCAGACCTGGGCCGGCCTCGACGCTCGCGCGCTGGTCGTCGTCGCCGCGGCCGGCGTCCTCGTGTTCGGGTTCGTCGCGCTGGGGTCGCTGGCGCTCGCCGGGTCGTTCCTCGACGTGACCGCGTTCCCCGGCTCGCCCGCCTACCCCATCGAGGCAGTCGAACTCGGCATCGGCGTCGCCGTCGCGACCGTCATCAGCGTCGTCTTCTTCGAACTCGCGGGGGTGGGCTCGTGA
- a CDS encoding cation:proton antiporter subunit C: MSVAAYVVAVLLAGIGLFVLVDDRSLVKKVLGLNVFQTGIFLFFIAGGDRTGGAAPLLTNDPPYVDPVPAVLILTAVVVGVSVTGVALALLVRIYDEYGTLDAAVLGTRRDDEVGDR; encoded by the coding sequence GTGAGCGTCGCCGCCTACGTCGTGGCGGTCCTCCTCGCGGGCATCGGCCTGTTCGTCCTCGTCGACGACCGGAGCCTCGTGAAGAAGGTGCTCGGGCTGAACGTGTTCCAGACCGGCATCTTCCTCTTCTTCATCGCGGGGGGTGACCGGACCGGCGGTGCCGCGCCGCTGCTGACGAACGACCCGCCGTACGTCGACCCCGTCCCGGCGGTGCTCATCCTCACCGCCGTCGTCGTCGGCGTGAGCGTCACGGGCGTCGCGCTGGCGCTGCTCGTCCGCATCTACGACGAGTACGGCACGCTCGACGCCGCGGTGCTGGGCACCCGGCGCGACGACGAGGTGGGTGACCGATGA
- a CDS encoding complex I subunit 5 family protein, whose translation MSAVDPTLLVALPLLASVVPPMLAFVRDRAGWPVALVTLLAQTALAATLAVEVVTRGPVVVEVGNIPAPFGIRLVVDALSAPFVLLVAVVALAVLGYTRVAGPRSAPFYGLYLLLVAGLTGVCLTADLFNLYVFLEISGLASYALVARSPGGDAAVAALRYLLLGTVGASLYLFGVGYAYLATGTLSMAAFGARVAGSPGTLVLAAFALVAAGLGVKMALYPLHTWKPPAYAAAPTGVSALLAALASTVAAYALARLLLSAFGATLLERVPAVRTLLLTAAVVSIVAGALLAAREPVVRRRLAYSSVSQFGIVLVGVALASSPGVTGAVVHLVGHAVMKGGAFLAAGLVATQYGAVRVDDYAGLARRAPAVSAALAVLLLGLVGIPPTVGFAGKFYVALAAAEAGAWIPLAAVVASTLFSLAYLAPLLQRMYVEPPAHRPDADGTADGHGGDDHDGGDTDGAPAAPGDGASGPVTAVSTGEPGTVSVGMVAVVVAAGVATVVLGAVAPTVEALLAPFLEVVL comes from the coding sequence ATGAGCGCCGTCGACCCGACGCTGCTGGTCGCGCTGCCACTGCTGGCGAGCGTGGTGCCGCCGATGCTCGCGTTCGTCCGCGACCGCGCGGGCTGGCCGGTGGCGCTCGTGACGCTGCTCGCACAGACGGCGCTCGCCGCGACGCTGGCCGTCGAGGTCGTCACCCGTGGCCCCGTGGTCGTCGAGGTCGGGAACATCCCGGCCCCGTTCGGCATCCGGCTCGTCGTCGACGCGCTGTCGGCCCCGTTCGTCCTGCTGGTGGCGGTCGTCGCGCTCGCCGTGCTCGGGTACACCCGCGTCGCCGGCCCCCGCTCGGCGCCGTTCTACGGGCTCTACCTCCTGCTCGTCGCCGGCCTCACCGGGGTCTGTCTCACGGCCGACCTGTTCAACCTCTACGTCTTCCTCGAGATCAGCGGCCTCGCCTCGTACGCGCTGGTCGCGCGGAGTCCCGGCGGCGACGCCGCCGTCGCCGCGCTGCGCTACCTCCTGCTCGGCACGGTCGGTGCGTCGCTGTACCTGTTCGGCGTGGGGTACGCCTACCTCGCGACGGGGACCCTGTCGATGGCGGCGTTCGGGGCCAGGGTCGCCGGCTCGCCGGGGACGCTGGTGCTCGCGGCGTTCGCCCTCGTGGCGGCCGGGCTGGGCGTGAAGATGGCGCTCTACCCGCTGCACACCTGGAAACCGCCGGCGTACGCCGCCGCGCCGACCGGCGTGAGTGCGCTGCTGGCGGCACTGGCCTCGACCGTGGCCGCCTACGCGCTCGCCCGCCTCCTCCTGTCGGCGTTCGGCGCGACCCTCCTCGAGCGGGTGCCGGCCGTCCGGACGCTGCTGCTGACGGCGGCCGTCGTCAGCATCGTCGCTGGCGCGTTGCTGGCCGCCCGCGAACCCGTCGTCCGCCGGCGGCTGGCCTACTCCTCGGTCTCGCAGTTCGGCATCGTTCTCGTGGGCGTCGCCCTGGCATCGTCGCCCGGCGTGACCGGGGCCGTCGTCCACCTCGTCGGCCACGCCGTCATGAAGGGCGGCGCCTTCCTCGCGGCCGGGCTCGTCGCGACGCAGTACGGTGCGGTCCGGGTCGACGACTACGCCGGGCTGGCACGGCGCGCGCCCGCAGTGAGCGCGGCGCTCGCCGTGCTGCTGCTGGGGCTCGTCGGCATCCCGCCGACGGTGGGGTTCGCCGGCAAGTTCTACGTCGCGCTGGCGGCCGCCGAGGCCGGCGCCTGGATCCCGCTGGCGGCGGTCGTCGCGAGCACGCTGTTCTCGCTGGCCTACCTGGCGCCGCTGCTCCAGCGGATGTACGTCGAGCCGCCCGCTCATCGACCCGACGCCGACGGCACCGCGGACGGTCACGGCGGCGACGACCACGACGGCGGTGATACCGACGGCGCCCCGGCCGCGCCCGGCGACGGCGCGAGCGGGCCGGTGACCGCCGTGTCCACGGGCGAGCCGGGTACCGTCTCGGTCGGCATGGTCGCCGTCGTCGTCGCGGCGGGGGTCGCGACGGTGGTACTGGGCGCGGTCGCCCCGACCGTCGAGGCGCTGCTGGCGCCGTTCCTGGAGGTGGTGCTGTGA